GCCGGGTCGAAGAACCGGAAGGTGTTCCGGCCGCGCGCCTTCGCGTCGTACATCGCGGCGTCCGCATTGCGGAGCAGGCCGCCCGCGTCCTCGCCGTCGTTCGGGTGGATGGCGATCCCGATGCTCGCGGTCGGAACGACGTCGTGCTCGCCGAGGCGCACCGGCGCGGCGAGTGCGGCGAGCAGCCGGCGCGCCACGAGCGCGGCCTCGTTCGGCCCGCCGATCCCGGGGAGGAGCACGGTGAACTCGTCGCCGCCGAGGCGCGAGATCGCGTCGCCCCCGAGCGCGCCGGGGCTCGGGGCCGGGTCGCGCGCGACGAGGTCCGTCGACCGGACGCACTGCCGGAACCGATCGGCGAGCTCGACGAGCAGCCGGTCGCCCATCGCGTGGCCGAGGCTGTCGTTGATCTTCTTGAAGTGATCGATGTCGATGAACAGGAGCGCGAGGCGGGCGCCGGTGCGTCGCGAGCGCTCGATCCAGGCCTCGAGCTCGCGCCCGAAGCGGCGGCGGTTGGGAAGCCCGGTGAGCTCGTCGTAGAACGCGAGCCGGCGGATGCGCTCGTTGGCGCGCTCGCGCTCGCTCACGCGGCCGATCTGGGCGGCGATGTGGCGCAGCACGTCGAGCGCGTGGGTGTCGGGCGGTGCGACGCGGCGCGAGAAGAACTCGAGCACCGCGACGACGCGTCCCTCGACGACGAGCGGGAGGCCGAGCGCGCCGATCAGCCCGGCCGCGCGCGCGGCGGGCGGGCGCGGCGTGCACGACGGCGTCGTCTCCTCGTCGCTCCAGTCGGACCACGCGGCGTCCGCCGTCGCGAGGACGCGCCCCGGGAGGCCCGTGCCGCGCGGGTAGGTCGTCTGCTCGGTGACGGCGCGGAACGCGCCGTAGCGCGCCGCGTCGGCGACGTACCAGATCGCGGTGGGCGAGAGCGTCTGGCCGTCGTCGTCGGCGAGGTAGACGTGTCCGACCGGCCAGTCGTGGAAGCGGCACACGCTGGCGAGGCACTGCTCGAGCGCGGCGTGTGCGTCGGACGAGCCGTTCGCGAGCTGTGCGATCTCGCGCATGAGCTCGACGAAGCTCGCCTCGCGGCGCAGCTCGGCGTTCGCGCGCGCGGTGCGCGCGTGCGCGGTCCGCTGGCCGAGCACGAGCAGGTGCGTGAGCGCGCCGACGGCGAGCGTGATGGCGACGCGGTCCGCGAGGCCGGTCGACTCCGCGACGGCCGCCGCGCCTTCCCCGACGAGGTGGCTGGCCGCCCAGAAGACCGTCTCCGTCGCGATCGCGATCGCGACCCACGCCCACGCCGCGCGCAGGCCGATGGCGAGCACGGCGCTCAGCGGCAGCACGTAGATCCAGCCGAACGTCTCGGAGTGGAAGCCGCCGATCGCGATCTCGTGCGCGACCATCGCGGCGAAGGGGAGGGCGACGAGCGCGTGTCCGGCGCGCGCGAGGCTGCGCGTGCGCTCGATGTAGGCGGTCGCGCCCGCGAAGAGGAGCGTGATCGCCAGGCCCCAGCGCACGCCGCGCGCGTCGCCGATGACCGCGTGCTGCACCGTGAGCAGGGCGGCGGCCGCCGCCACGAGCGCGCCGACGCGACGCAGCGTGCGGCGGTGCTGGCGCGCCGCCTCGCCGCGGCTCGCGCTCGGGTCTTCGTCTTCTCGCAACCACCAGTGGGGCACGACGCTCGGGGTCTCCGAAGCAGTCGCGGTCGGCCTTCCGATCGGCGCTGCCCTGCGGCGCGGATCGGGTCGGTGGGACGCGGGCTTGACGCGCCGACGTGCGGGTCGGGCATCCCGTCGCCGCGGCATCGGGAGAACCCCCGGAGCCCGCGATCGTGCCGGCGCACCCGCTCTCGGGGTTCGATGCTAGGCGCGCTGTCCGTGCCGCTCGAGCAGGGCGAGGATGGCGTCGTGGAGGACGCCGTTGCTGGCGACGACCTCGACGCCGCTGCGCGGCGCCGCTCCGCCGCCGGCGTCCGTGCAGCGCCCGCCGGCCTCCTCGACGATCAGGATGCCGGCCGCGACGTCCCAGGGGCTGAGCTTGAACTCCCAGAACGCGTCGAAGCGCCCGGCCGCGACGTAGCAGAGGTCGAGCGCGGCGCTCCCGTCGCGGCGGACGGCGCGCGTCGACTTCACCATGCGCGCGAAGTTCGAGAGGTTGTCGTCCTCGCTCCGGTGGACGTCGTAGGCGAAGCCGGTGGCGGCGAGCGCGTGGGCGAGCGTCGTCTCGGCGGAGACGCGCAGCGGGCGGCGGCCGAGAAAGGCGCCGCCGCCGCGCGTCGCCGTGTAGAGCTCGTCGAGCAGCGGGTCGTAGACGGCCGCCGCCGCGCGCTCGCCGCGGCGCTCGACGCCGATCGAGACACAGAAGCGCGGATAGCCGTGCGCGAAGTTCGTCGTGCCGTCGAGCGGGTCGACGACCCAGCACCATTCGGCGTCGGGATGCTCGGTGCCGCCGCCCTCCTCGGCGAGGATCGCGTCGCCCGGCCGCTCGCGTTCGAGCGTCTCGACGATCAGCTCCTCGCAGGCGTGGTCGACCTCCGTGACGAGGTTCGTCGGCGTTCCCTTCGTCGCGATGCGGAAGGTCGTCTCGTAGCGCTCGCGCTGGATGGCGCCGGCCTCGCGCGCGAGGCGCTCGGCGAGCGCGCGGGCGACGGCGATGTCGCGGTCGGAGCTCATCGGGACTCCCGCGCGTCGAGCCGGTAGAGCGCGCGCGCATTGCGGCTGGTGTGGAGCGCCACGCGCTCGACCGTCGTGCCGTGCACGGCCGCGATCGCGGCGCCGACGAGCGGCGTCCACGCGGGCTCGTTGCGCCGGCCGCGGTGGCCCTCCGGCGCGAGGAACGGGGCGTCCGTCTCGACGAGCATCCGCTCGAGCGGGACGGCGCGCGCCACCTCGCGCAGCGCGTCGCTGCGCTTGAACGTGACGATGCCCGAGAACGAGACGTAGAACCCTTCGCGCAGGGCGCGCTCGGCGAAGCCGAGCGAGCCCGTGTAGCAGTGCAGGACGCCCGCGAGCTCGCCGCGCCCCTCGGCGCGCCAGATGTCGAGGAGCTCTTCGTACGCGCTCTCGTCGTCGCTGCGCACGTGGATCGAGACGGGGAGGTCGAGCTCGCGCGCGAGGGCGACCTGCTCGGCGAAGACCTCGCGCTGCACGTCGCGCGGCGAGTTCATGTAGTGGTAGTCGAGGCCGCACTCCCCGACCGCGACGACGCGCTCGTGCGCGAGCCACGCGCGCAGTGCGCGGCGTCCCGCGTCGTCGAGGTCGGCGGCCTCGTGCGGATGGACGCCGGCCGTCGCGAAGACGTCGTCGTGCGCGGCGGCGAGCGCGGCGGCCTCTCCGTTCCCGTCGGCGCCGTAGCCGGAGCCGATCGCCACCATCGTCTCGACGCCCGCGTCGCGCGCGCGCGCGATCGCCGCCTCGCGGTCGTCGTCGAAGCGATCCGCGGTGAGGTGGCAGTGGCTGTCGACCCAGCGCGCCGGCTCGAGGACGTCCCGCTCCATGGCGCCTAGCTCCGCGGCGCGGGCTTCGCCGCGTCGGACGGCGCGGGCTCGACGCGCGGGAAGAGCGGCTCGCCCTTGGTCGTCGCGGCGCCGGGCGCGAGCCCGCCCCAGCGCGTCGCCGCGGGCAGGCGCGCGTCCTCGGGCGAGCCCTCCTGGCCGAGGCGATGCCACAGCTCGGCCGCCTTGCGCGGCACGAACGGCGCGAGCAGCAGCGTCGCGATGCGCAGCGCCTCGCACGCGGTGTAGAGGGTGGTGCGCACCTCGTCGGCGCGCGCGGCGTCCTTCGCCGCCTTCCACGGCTCGCGCTGCTCGAGGTAGCGGTTGCCCGCGTCGAGCGCGCGCTGCACGGCCTCGAGGGCGCGGTGCGGCTCGGTCGCGCGCAGGTGCTCGTCGACCGCGCGCGCCGCGTCGGCGAAGGCGGCCTCGAGCTCGCGCTCGGGTGCGGCCGCGGGCCCGGGCGTGGGCACGCGACCCTCCGCGAAGCGCGCGGTCATGTGGAGCGTGCGGCTCGCGAAGTTGCCGAGGTTGTTCGCGAGGTCGGCGTTGATGCGCGCGACGAGCACGTCCTCGCTGAAGCTCGCGTCGAGCCCGTAGCTCATCTCGCGCAGCAGCACGTAGCGGAAGGCCTCGAAGCCGTACTTCTCGTCCATCGCGCGCGGCGAGATCGCGTTGCCGAGCGACTTCGCGACCTTCTGCTCGTCGACGTTCCAGTAGCCGTGGACGTGGACGTGACGCGGCAGCGGCAGGCCGATCGCGTGCAGCATGGTCGGCCAGAAGACACCGTGCGGCTTCAGGATGTCCTTCGCGATCAGGTGCTCGGCGGCGCTCCAGCGCGCTTCCCAGCCCGGTGCGTCGGGCCAGCCGGTGGCGGTCAGGTAGTTGACGAGCGCGTCGAACCAGACGTAGCAGACGTACTCGCGATCGAACGGCAGCTCGATGCCCCACGCGAGACGCGACTTCGGACGCGAGATGCACAGGTCGCCGAGGCCCGCGGCGTCGCGCAGCATCCCGAGGACCTCGTTGCGGTAGCGCTCGGGGCGGATCCAGTCGGGGCGTTCGCGCAGCGTCGCCTCGAGCCACGCGAAGTGCTCCGACATCCGGAAGAAGTAGTTCGCCTCGGAGCGGCGCTCGGGAACGCGGTCGTGATCGCGGCAGCGGCCGTTCTCGAGGTCGCGCTCCGTGACGAAGCGCTCGCACCCGACGCAGTACTGCCCCTCGTACTCGCGGAACTCGATCTGCCCGGCGTCGTGCACCCGCTGCAGGAAGAGCTGCACGGCCCGCACGTGGTCGGCGTCGGTCGTCCGGATGAACCGGTCGAAGCCGAGGCCGAGGTCGGTCCACGTCTCGCGGAAGATCGCGGAGTAGCGATCGGTGACGTCGCGCGGCGCGACGCCCTCCCGCTCGGCCGTCTCGAGGATCTTCTCGCCGTGCTCGTCGCTTCCGGTGAGGAAGAAGACGTCCTCTCCGCACATGCGGTGGTAGCGCGCGAGCGTGTCCGCGACGCACGTCGTGTAGGTGTGGCCGATGTGCGGCTCGCCGTTCATGTAGTAGATCGGCGTCGTGACGTAGAACGAGCGGGTCATGCGGGGCGGCTCGCGGCGTGCAGAGCGAGCAGGGCGCGCTCGGCCACCATCTGCGGGTTCGCGTTGCGCTGGGCGAGGTCCCGGCGGCAGGCCTTCAGCGTCGCGAAGGCGTCGAGCTCGGCGCGCGCGCTCGCGGCGCCGTCGCGGACGCGCGCCGTCGCGCGCTCGCGCAGCCACTCGGAGCCCGTCGCGAGCAGCTCGCGCACGAGCTCGGCGCTGGCCGCGCGCTCGCCGCGCACCTCCTCGGCCCAGTCGAGCAGCGCGGGGACGTCGAGGCGTGCGATGCCGTCGAGGCGTTCGGCGAGCGCGGCGACCGAT
This genomic interval from Myxococcota bacterium contains the following:
- a CDS encoding GGDEF domain-containing protein — its product is MREDEDPSASRGEAARQHRRTLRRVGALVAAAAALLTVQHAVIGDARGVRWGLAITLLFAGATAYIERTRSLARAGHALVALPFAAMVAHEIAIGGFHSETFGWIYVLPLSAVLAIGLRAAWAWVAIAIATETVFWAASHLVGEGAAAVAESTGLADRVAITLAVGALTHLLVLGQRTAHARTARANAELRREASFVELMREIAQLANGSSDAHAALEQCLASVCRFHDWPVGHVYLADDDGQTLSPTAIWYVADAARYGAFRAVTEQTTYPRGTGLPGRVLATADAAWSDWSDEETTPSCTPRPPAARAAGLIGALGLPLVVEGRVVAVLEFFSRRVAPPDTHALDVLRHIAAQIGRVSERERANERIRRLAFYDELTGLPNRRRFGRELEAWIERSRRTGARLALLFIDIDHFKKINDSLGHAMGDRLLVELADRFRQCVRSTDLVARDPAPSPGALGGDAISRLGGDEFTVLLPGIGGPNEAALVARRLLAALAAPVRLGEHDVVPTASIGIAIHPNDGEDAGGLLRNADAAMYDAKARGRNTFRFFDPATNASGSRRLEIEARLREALERDALTLHYQPIWSARAGHIVGAEALARLVVEGEGMISPAEFIPVAEESDLIVAVGEWVLENACRQAREWTADRARPFRIAVNLSGRHLRKPGIVETVERTLRRTGLPAAKLCIEITESSIMQDDDGTLSTLRRIAGLGVGLALDDFGTGYSSLSYLRRFPIDRVKIDRSFVREIPGNADDCSLTEAIVAMAHGLRLEVVAEGVETPHQLSFLRERGCDMVQGYLLGAPMQAGELEAALAKDDAARDADV
- a CDS encoding inositol monophosphatase family protein — encoded protein: MSSDRDIAVARALAERLAREAGAIQRERYETTFRIATKGTPTNLVTEVDHACEELIVETLERERPGDAILAEEGGGTEHPDAEWCWVVDPLDGTTNFAHGYPRFCVSIGVERRGERAAAAVYDPLLDELYTATRGGGAFLGRRPLRVSAETTLAHALAATGFAYDVHRSEDDNLSNFARMVKSTRAVRRDGSAALDLCYVAAGRFDAFWEFKLSPWDVAAGILIVEEAGGRCTDAGGGAAPRSGVEVVASNGVLHDAILALLERHGQRA
- a CDS encoding TatD family hydrolase, yielding MERDVLEPARWVDSHCHLTADRFDDDREAAIARARDAGVETMVAIGSGYGADGNGEAAALAAAHDDVFATAGVHPHEAADLDDAGRRALRAWLAHERVVAVGECGLDYHYMNSPRDVQREVFAEQVALARELDLPVSIHVRSDDESAYEELLDIWRAEGRGELAGVLHCYTGSLGFAERALREGFYVSFSGIVTFKRSDALREVARAVPLERMLVETDAPFLAPEGHRGRRNEPAWTPLVGAAIAAVHGTTVERVALHTSRNARALYRLDARESR
- the metG gene encoding methionine--tRNA ligase yields the protein MTRSFYVTTPIYYMNGEPHIGHTYTTCVADTLARYHRMCGEDVFFLTGSDEHGEKILETAEREGVAPRDVTDRYSAIFRETWTDLGLGFDRFIRTTDADHVRAVQLFLQRVHDAGQIEFREYEGQYCVGCERFVTERDLENGRCRDHDRVPERRSEANYFFRMSEHFAWLEATLRERPDWIRPERYRNEVLGMLRDAAGLGDLCISRPKSRLAWGIELPFDREYVCYVWFDALVNYLTATGWPDAPGWEARWSAAEHLIAKDILKPHGVFWPTMLHAIGLPLPRHVHVHGYWNVDEQKVAKSLGNAISPRAMDEKYGFEAFRYVLLREMSYGLDASFSEDVLVARINADLANNLGNFASRTLHMTARFAEGRVPTPGPAAAPERELEAAFADAARAVDEHLRATEPHRALEAVQRALDAGNRYLEQREPWKAAKDAARADEVRTTLYTACEALRIATLLLAPFVPRKAAELWHRLGQEGSPEDARLPAATRWGGLAPGAATTKGEPLFPRVEPAPSDAAKPAPRS